The genomic stretch TTTGGATTAGATTTCATTTTTGTAATCAGTATTCGATGGAATAAAAATGTTTAAACCGTGTCGGAGCTACAGCTGTAGTTACGTGCTGATCTGAGCCGTTCGGAACCAACCAACGGTCGCGGCAAATTGTCGTGACTGTTTGCTGCGGCCTTGTCGGAACACTAGCCTCACCGCTCGCTCAGCGGCCGCCGCGGCAGTTTCTGCTGGTGCTGGCTCTCGTCCGCCGCAGTCTCCGCTGGCTGCGGCTTCACGGACGCTCcctgtcctcctcctcctcctcctcctccttcctgaTCGAACCCGCTTTATCTCCGTCAGCCGGACTCGCCGaattctccaaaccctagcgccAAAATCCCCACTCCGGTAGCCGCAATCGGAGCCGGATTCTCTCGGTTTCCGGCTGGCGCCGGTATCGCGTGCGTCTGCGCATGATGCAGCGAGCGCGCTCATGAACTCGATGGACGAAATCAACCTGCTTCGGCAGGCGCAGCGGCAGCATCAGCACCACCTCATGGTGCGCGGCATCGGCGAGGAGATCGACCTCGAGATCGGCCCCGGCGACGACCCCTCGTTCTCCGGGGCTTCCTTAGTTGCCGTCACGTCCACGCACGACGCCGTCGTCCACGCCGACGACCACAAGAGCCTCCTCATCCCGTGTTCTCAGACCGGCGCGGCGGACGGGCTggcgccgcagcagcagcacctgGCGCAGGGGGAGGAAGAGCATGACGGGATGCTCAGGCAGCCGTCGGGGCacaccaagaagaagaagaaggtggTGAAGAAATGGCGGGAGGAGTGGGCGGACACCTACAAGTGGGCCTACGTCGCCGTGCACGACAACACCACCAGGATCTTCTGCTCGGTGTGCAAGGAGTACGGCCGGAAGCACCGCCGGAATCCATATGGCAACGAGGGAAGCAGGAATATGCAGATGAGTGCGCTTGAGGAGCACAACAATAGCTTGTTGCATAAGGAGGCGCTCCGGTTGCAGATGGCCTCCAAGGAGAAGTTGCAGCCTCCTGAGATCGAGAGGCCGGTCTATGTCAAAGGTTGGTGTTGTCGGCTTGTTGACCCAGCTTCCACAGTtatactcaagtttcaccttgGAACAGATGTAAGGACTAGGCAATGTGTAATAAATTTTGTTTCTAAAATTAGTGTATTATTTGGATATTCCAGGAAATATATTTACATTCAGTTTTAATTGTGTATTGCTGCATTGTGAGAAGTAGATAACATGGTTttcaagatatcacatgtttTATTCTGTTCTGTGTTAGTGTGTAGCATATTCATGTCACAAGGAAATTCTATAACTAAATTTCCAATTGAAGAGACAATGCTAATATGACCATATCTGTTACTTCATCCTGTGCTACTGGTACATAGTTGGCAAGTGCTTCGTGTTGTACTAGAAAATCAACATAGCATGAAGCAGACATTCcagttttattttctttttggagTGGAATTACCAGTTCACCTTGAagttattgttatttatatattccagttttattttcttcttgGAGCCGAATTACCAGTTCGCCTTGAAGTTACTGTTATTTATAACTATATATGATATGTGATGTTATCATCTGTGCTTTCACTTTCTTTATGCCCTTTATCCCAGTGTGCTCCGTTTTCTATCAAACCAAAACGACTGTATGATATTATATCCCTTGCAATGATCCAACAACTCTGACATATGACCTTGCTCATTTTTTTATCTGCATTTTGGAATTGTCTATTCCAGCTTTATCGAAAACAGCGGCGTCAATACTTGAATGTGTTCTAAGGAGGGATCCCCATGAAGCTGAATATATACAGTCCATCCAGGAGGTGGTTCATTCCTTAGAACCTGTTTTGGTGAAGAATACCCAGTAATTCTTCAAATCTCCCTCCATCCCTTTGAAATAATATGCCTAAACCTTCAGTATAACatagttttatttgacaatgttTCAGATATATTCAAATTTTGGAGCGTTTGTTGGAACCTGAGAGATGCTTTATTTTCAGAGTGCCATGGATTGATGACAGAGGTGAAGCACATGTCAATAGAGGTTTCCGTGTGCAATTCAGTCAGGCGTTAGGTCCATGCAGGGGCGGTCTTCGATTTCACCCATCCATGAGCTTAAGTGTGGCAAAGTTTCTGGCCTTTGAACATGTAATACTATACTTGTCTAAAATTCACTTTCATGCTACAACACATAAGCTATTTGTTTTTCCCTTGTTTACAAGAAAGACATTGCCATAGTTTGAGGTACCACTCTAGGTGAACTATGAAGTGCATTTGTGATGCTAATAACTTGCAGCCTTCGCTTAGCCACATCTGATTTTGATTCCATGGGTGTGATTTGCTTAATGGATGCATTTTTTATGTTTACGTTGCTTTGTGGCAGAACTTTAACATGCTATCCCATCATTGTCTTTCTTCCATGCAGACTTTGAAGAATGCTTTGTCACTATATAAACTTGGAGGTGCTGCTGGAGGAAGCGATTTTGATCCAAAGGGTAAAAGTGATAATGAGGTGTGTGTACCGTATTTTGATTCCTCAGGACAATAACGTTTTTTGCTGCGTGTAAATCTCAAAACCTTGTCCTGTTAGATAATGCGCTTTTGCCAAAGTTTCATGGATGAGCTGTATAGATATTTGGGCCCTGACCAGGTACCTCCCAGTTAAACATGATACTCAGTTATTGGAGTTATTCATCTCTATATTAGTTAAATGAATCATTGACTATTCTTAGTCTCTATTAGTATTTCAGACATCGATCTTTTGGTCCAGGATTTTCCCGCTGAAGATATTGGTGTTGGTCCAAGGGAAATGGGTTACCTTTTTGGGCAGTATAGACGTCTTTCTGGTCATTTTCAGGTAGAGTGCTGGTTCTGAATTCCATCATATCCAGAATTTAGATTATGGGAAATCGTGGATACATCCTCAGTGTAGGGTGTGGGGGGTTATGAGGTTATTTGTTTAGTTTCTGCTTCGACTTCTTTGTTCATCAGTTCTCTCTTGTCTGTAGATTTCAACTGTCGTGCTTATGCAGGGAAATTTTACAGGACCTAAAATTTTCTGGTCAGGGTCAAGTTTTCGAACAGAAGCTACTGGATACGGGCTGGTAAAATGCTACTTTAATTTTTCGTTTGGCTGGAGATAGTGTGTTTTGTGGGTGCCATAGTTATTTATTTCACAAATCACAAGTAATATTTCTGTTGCATGTGTTGACTGGACCATTGTCCATGTTCAAAGTGAAACACCATATGAAACCATTCTGTCCATGCAGGTGTTTTTTGCGCGTATTTTACTTGCTGAAATGAACAAAGAGCTTAAAGGATTAAGGTTTCTTACAGAGATCCATTGAGTTTTTCTTCGTTATAATTTAGCCTTTGTTAGTTTCATACTACACAATGTTTTCTGCAGATGTGTGATCAGTGGTTCTGGAAAGATAGCAATGCatgttttggaaaaacttttgcctTGTGGAGCCATTCCTGTTACTGTCTCAGGTATACAGACTCAAAGGTTTCTTTGGACTGATTACACAGGATACATGGTTTGGAATAGCATCAATATTATTATTTGCATCAGATGTTCCTTGAATTAGGTGGATTTATCATGTCTTTTGTCATTGGGTTGCTATATGTGCATACCACACATGGTGCCACGTCTACCACAACACGAGTCTCCTCGTGAGTTGGGTGTGCGTCCATTCGGCACGGATTTATCATGTCTCATGTCTACTCATATGTGTTTGCCACTTTTCCTATCCTTGACATACAATTTCACATCATTAACATGTAGAAGTTAACAATGCTGGTATACTATTTCAAAATAGAAATACAGGTCTATATACAAGTATTCTTCCGATAGGTTTTTGTGCTTGCTAGCTTTCCTTGAATTGCACTATAAGTGTTAAAGGTTTGAATTTGTCGTAGGAATATTTATTGCTTGCCAAATCGTTAGGTAGATTTTAAGCATACCTACTATAGAAAAATAGTCGTGTTAAGATAACTATAACATTTTTAATGAAGGGCTGATTGTTATACTGTTTCAGATTCAAAGGGATATTTGTTAGATGAAGATGGATTCGATTATATGAAATATTCACTTCTAAGGGATATTAAGGCTCAGCAAAAGAGCCTCAAGTGGGTACATGCCTTTCCCTTATTTTTAGATTATACATGTTGAGTTTTTTAGATATCTTTCTCCATTTATTCAAACAGGGAGTACTTGAAATCATATCCACATGCCAAGTATATTGATGATGCAAAACCATGGAGCGAGCAGTGTGATGTTGCATTCCCTTGTGCATCACATAATGAGATTGACCAAGGGGAGGCCGTTGCGATCATCAACTCTGGTTGTCGTGTTCTTGTCGAATGTATGGAGTTTTGAATTTTTGCATTTCAATTTTTAGTTTCTGTTTTAAATTtttatatttatcatatgcTGATTAAAATATGTTGCCAACTGCAGGTTCAAATATGCCATGCACTGTTCAAGCTGTTGATATCCTAAGAAAGGCAAAAGTTATTGTTGCTCCAGCAAAGGCAACTGCTGCTGGTGGGGTAATGCACGGCTTGACTGCTCTTACAAATCCATTCACATGTCCTGGTGTAAGATGATAGTAGAACAATTTTGTAGCTTCTTTTAGCATAAAAAATTTAAGATCGCCATTTTACATGTCTATCATTGCTGCACATTTCACTTCGTACGACTTTGATGACAAGTATTTGTAGGCTGAAGTCATTATATATCTGTATATACTATCTATGGAGCTTGAGACTGTTATGTGTTTTCTCCGTTATCACAATTTATGCTTGTTTCTTGAAATAACAGGTAGCACTTGGAGAGCTTGAATTGAATCCAGAGTTTAATTTGATGCAGTTGTCAGTGGAGGATTTTGAGAATAAAATTCAAGTAAAGTCTGCTGCTCCTGACTACTGCCATTGGCATTTTTTCCCTTCTGCTTCCCAGTTGTGATTCCTTCTgagttctctttttttttctgttggATTTAAGCAGGATGCAATAAAGCAAACATATGAAAGGTCGATCAAAGCTGCTCAAGATTACGGGATCATGAAAGAGAGCCCTGAGTTTGTTTTCTTGTGCTTTGAAAAATCAGATgatgctttcacttggtttcagTCGAGAAGCTGACCCCCCTGTCTCTCCATGCAGGTCTTTGGTCCATGGCGCGAACATTTGTGCTTTCCTTAATATTGCGCAAGCCATGGCTGACCAGGGATGTGTTTAGTTAGGCCTTTGATTCTGTCAAGAAGCTTCAACTGGAGCTTCCTGCAACTGCGAGgaggaaaaaaaaatcttctGATGACTAGAAGTGTTTCGATGCTTAAACCTTGAGTAGTGCTGCACAAATCATGAAGCGCTACAAAACAGGGAGTAACTGGGATTCATTCACCCTTGTTTATGCTAGAAATGTGTACAACTAAGGTGCCGGAAAGAAAGCCAGTTTTGTGGTTCAATTAAGAAGAGCTGAGGATGTAGATCACCGGAGTATCATCCATTGTTATGTACGTAAATGTCAATGGAAGGTTGATAGGAAGCAACTCATTTGCATGCAAAGCCTATAGTCGCACCAACATCTTTAacaccaaattgatttcattaAATTTCCTATAAAATATGTTCTGATAGTGTATTTATTTGAACTTATAaatttaatatatttttctaaacacCTTTAAAATAGAGAAGATTGGCATATAGGATGAAAAAAAGTTAAAAGTGAcacaatttggaacggaggggagGGACTAGCATTATTAGATCTACCACTGACACGATTTATGTATCATTACATTCCCATGTCCATCAAATACACGAAGGCTAGTACTTTGGGTATTTTTTGCCCCGCATGCTTCTCAGGAACCAGGGTCCGCAAATTTGAGAGATCTTTAAATTTTTTAGAGATTGGAGTTTTGAATATCTTTCCATAAATTACTATAAAGTTTTGTCCCAAGCATGCAACATGCTCCACAAGGCAAAACACACATGTAATAGCCGATCAAAAATACAGTAAATTATACAGCCAAGTATTAGGCAGCTTGATCTTCTAATTCCTTCAGCTTATATATTAATGAGCCCACAGCCACTTGATAGAGCTTGAAAGCATCCATTCAGATACAACCAAATGATGAGAAGCATCACAAAATAGTGGGCTCTAGAGCTACACTTGCAACATATAACCACATTTGGCTTCCTAAGGTAAAGCTGTGCCCGAAAAGGTACTTTGTTTGGCCTCGAAGGTTAAGCTGTTGACTTCCCTGATTGTTCGGCTAAGTAATGCTCAAGCATGTCCTCTTCATCGTCTGTAACAAATTAGGGCAACATGTATTGTAAGATAGGTTGCACTGGCAAAGTACATCTAATGTCATAAACAAAGAGTTTTCCAGAAGTTTTACCTTCAAAATCCTCATCAAATTCAATgtcttcctcctcttcttcatcttcatcaGCAACTGTGCTTGCTCCTTTCTGAAAAGATGGTTTCATGTAAAGTAAAACTTAAAAGACATGTACGTAGATCCAACACACACATGGATTCATGTGAATAACTGAATGAAAGTGCATCCAAACAAGCCTTAAGAGAAAGGGTTTTATTATCTGGGATAACGAACCACTGCATGCCTTCCACTTTCAAAATACTGCCGTCCTGTGAGTTTCTTTTCCTTTGGGGCTGTAAGAGCTGAATCTGGCATAAGTCTGCATGCCCAGAAAATGCAAAAGATCATCTAAGCACACATTTGGTTACTTATATAATATATGGGAATCAAACACCATTATATGGCAGATGTCACAAGTAAACAAGAGATTCCATGTGATCATCGAGAAAAACTTAATATGTAAACAAATAGGAAGTTTACTTAGCACGCTGTAAGGCCAGCTCAGCTTCAAAACGTTCTCTCCAAGCCAGAAAGCTCTCCACAGTAACAGCTTCACCATGTGGTATAATAACCTAGCATGCAGACCAAATACTTTTCATCAGTTATAAATTATACTTAAAGGGAAATAATCCATGATAGCATGATACAATATGTAACTTTGAAATTTGATTGCGTAAGTGGCTCAGTAGGACACAACCAAATGACCAATCAAGCACTAAATTCCAAAAATGCAGCATCCAGCAGGACTCTAAACAAAACCACCAAAAGGTGGTCTCAGATTGAGAAACCAACCATACCAGAACAAGCATGGATTAATTTCACGAACTACAGATAATTCAaagtcttttttctttcttttttttctttcttttttagttTCTGCGGGGTACGTCTCCACTTCCTAGAGCTGAACCCAGTTCCTACAGTTCACAGAAAGGAAATGCAGAACAGACAAGTGAATAGGTGTATACCTCCTCTTCTTCCGCTTCAGTTTCTTCAGGTTCCTCATCACCACCATTCTGACCATACTTCTCACTTAGCCACTCTTTGGCTGATGAAACAAGAGTGTAGACCATAGCCATGCCAAGATTCTCTGTTGCCTAAATGATGGGATACTCAACAGAATAAAATGTGACATGTCAGGTGACTGATAAGTGATAATGTGAGGaactcacaagtcacaaccaATTAGAAACTTCTAACATGCTCTGGTCACTGATAAGACTTGAATTAATTCACATGACCTTTCTACAAGTTCTCTGCTATATAAGACTATAAAATACTAATTGTCCATGCTTTTTTGGTTCAATGCGGATTATTTTAGCTAAAAAAGAATTGTTTCACACTTTCACTTTCGCACAGTTAAACATTTATAGCTATGTCGGATTGACGCCAAACTTGGAGTTGGGTATTTTGCATACCTCTTGCTCAAGCTTTTCCTTCAGGGATGTAAGATCATGTGGTTTAATCCCTCGTACACTGCACGGATATGTTCCGATCCAATGCAAGAATTAGACAATCAGCATTCAGAACACATCTTATGCCGAAATAACCATGAACCGAAACCAAGACTAGAATTTAATGGCAGAACCTTTTTACATTCAGTAGCGGAGGTTCATCAGGGTACTTCTCAGTGTGCGCAAAAATCAGGGCCAGTTGAACTGCAAATTAAAGCCAGAAAGCAATCCAGTATATGCATGATGTTCTAGAACATTGAGAGTCGATTGATAATCACAATCATATATGTGCATATCTACAATTTTAGTTTTACCTGGGACATAAGCTGACTCATCAAAATCATCATCCTGCCAgtagtagtaaaaagaaaatcagTGTTTTTTTAGGAAATCAGTAGCATATTTGGAAAATAAACATCAAAAGAGCCTAATTCAATTCACTCTGAACTCCCTAAAGATTAAATGCACAGCTCTCAACCTTGCCACATTCCTCACTGGAACACATGGAGTTCTAACAAAGTGCAGCCATATCACACACTCACGCTGCAGTCGGTTAGAAGTTACCTGAGGAGAGAGTAGGATCTGGAAGCACCGGGCGGTGGTGGCGATCCCACTCTCACTTGGGTCGATCTCTGCATCAGCACCAACACACAACGTAACAACGATCAGATTTGGACAAGAAATTGGAATCCACAGCATGAGTCCCCAAAACAAAAAAGCTTGGTGGAAGCAGTAAAACCCTTGATGTCGTCCATGAGGATGGCCTGCAGCGCCTCCACCTCCATATCCTGCTCCTGCTCGTAGTCTTCCCGCGCCGCCCATCGCAACCATACACACACAAGCAAAGACGCGGTTAGCAGCAAGAGCAAAGCGGAGGAAGGAAGGAAAAAGGGGCTTCAGGATTTGGTTCGTACCGGCCATGATCGGTGCTGCTGGTGCCGACGCTGCTTGCTGCACTTCGGCTTCCTACGGGGAAGGCGAGGACAGGACCTCTGCGGCGGCGCGGTGGAAGATTTGAGATAGGCGGGCGCACGGCGGCGGCTGCGTGCGTCGCCGGAGGAGGGGAGGTGCGAGTCGGAAGAGGAAGGAACTAGGATGGCTCGCTCTCGCTCCACTGTGGATGGGCCAGTCCACTAATGGGCCCAGGCCCACAAAACTGGCAGTCCACTAATGGGCCCAGCCCAGTGACAGGTGCTTACCTAGCGTGCATCTCCCCCGACCAGCGTATCGCTCGCTGCCACGCGCGACGCGCCGCCATCGCATTCTCCCTCCCGTTGTTTCGCCGACACTCCTTGCCCGCCTAGAGCGAACAGCCGGCGCTGAGCTGCTTCTACGGCAAAAGCGGCCGGTGCTGGGGATCGTCTCCGGAAAAAGCAGCCGGCGCTGGGCCTCTTCTCCTGCAGAAAGCGAACCGGCGGCGAGGCCCTTCTCCAGCAGAAAGCGAACCGGCGGCGAGGCCCATCTACAGGCTACAGCAAAGAAACGACCGGCGGTGAGCCTGTTCTCTAGGAAGTAAGATCTAATCATCCAAATCCCCGCTGCTATCCCTTCTTTTCTTGTATGCTTCTTTGGCAAAAAGCAACCCCAGACATCCCCGCATTTCGTCATTCCCTGCTTCATCTCGGTGGCCATGGTGATCTGCAGTCCCCTTCTTTGTTTAACATCTGATCTTGcttttctctctccctcttcatCCATCCAGAACGTAGAATCATGTCGGAAAGTGGAGAAAATACAGATGAATTGCTGAATTAGGTTGTTACATAAGTTATATACTAAACTCTCCCAAATTTCTATTTGTCGATCTTATTGAACTTACTGTTACTTTGTTATTCTATAAATGGTTATTAGTGTATTAAAATATACTGCTATGTTCCGTATCATTTTTTTACAATATCATAACCGCATGTcctatacttattgtatatccGTATCTGGGCAACATAGCTCAGAACCTCATCAGTTTGGTTGGGTGTGGGCAAGAGGGGGAGGGTGGAGGCAGAGGTGGTTGTAGGAGGTATGTCCTTTGGTAGGCATTGGGGGGCTTCCACTGTGAGAGAGAAGATCATTGGCCTCATGGCATGATGGGCCGGACATCAAGGTCGATGCTGTCGTCTGGGTGTGGCGTCGCAACTGGTCTTGGTGAGTGGGACGGATCCTTGGCACCAAAGAGCTGAACAAGTACCACATTGTCCTACTGAGCTCCACTGGCACGCCCATCTAGCTTCTAGGCTGTCGCGatggcatcatgtccatacaaccCTATGCCCTTCAAGATTTCAACTTACCTGTCATGTTAATCAGTTAAATTTCCCTACATTCCTGTGTTTTTCCAGTTTTTCAGTGTGCAGATACAATTGGTTCTGGTGATCCATGGCAGATGCTATATTTTCTGGATACTTGCATCCACATCCATACCTTAGAGATGATAAGGGTGTTTGCAAATTAGCTCTAGTGAATTGTTCTTGCTACCCATAGTGGTAGTAGTAAGAGTGGCCTCCCTAGTTGCCTCCATGATGGGAGAGCTATCAGAAGGATCATTTAGGTGATGTGCTTAATGCTTTCTATCTATGCCAATGGGGAAAGGTATTATTAATTTCTTGAAAAATAAGAGGTGTAGATTACAATTTTGTGGAGATGTCAATATCTTACATTAGCATATATGCTCCAAGTGTCGTGTATCTTAGAAATGTGGTGATGCTAAGCAACTGACTATACAAACTGATTTCTAAACTTTATTGGGGTGAAGTTCTTTGATTTGGTAATTTGGTCTTTTCAAGTGTATAAATATTCTGTATTTCAATGTTCAGGTGGATTTTCCCAAAAGCACACTTTTCAAATATTAATGTTTATATCACTTCATATTTAGATGTTCCCCCCTCTTTTCTAGCTAACTGTGAAAATATTTATCTCACTGCTATTTCGAACTTTATCACAGTGATTAGTATAATCTCGAGAAGTCTAAACGCGTGAAGCCATTTTGGTGTGGACAATTTGACGAATGTATAGAAAATGTCAAGGTTGGGCTAGTGTTTAAAAGACGACATATACAATGAAGAGAAATACACTCACAGAGAGAAGGCCATTCTTCATGCCCTTGAAATTGAGAAATCCCAGCAACCACTCAAAGGTAACAATCTCAAAGAGCGCATTTTGTATTCCAGATTTAGCAGCCAGCTCATTTAGTTGAGTATGTAGCTTTGTATTCTTCCTTTTAATCTTGTATTTCATTGTAAATTTTTATATGCAAATCAGTGAAAGTAATACCAAATCTTATGTATTACCCTCTGAACTTCCATAGGAAGCATAGACCAAATATTTAACTGTTCTTTTTGTCAGGGCATTTGAGTACTTGTGGATCTTCTGTATCCATAAAGGATCAGATCTCAAAACCCATTGGTCAAACTACTGAATGTAGTAAGCAGGGCATATCTTATATCTGAGATCGTAGATCCAAGATGGAAATCATTGGCTTTGTCACCCCTATTGGTCCTTTATCTGAAGAAAACCACAAGAGCGATGAGAATTTGGTGCCACTGGAGTGTGAAGGGACAATGGAATGCAATGCACAAGACAATGATGCTGTTGGGTTGGATGCAAGAGTGGAAGGTGTTGTCTGTGAGCCCACTGACCTTCAGAAAAATATACAAGTTTATGATGTTGAGTTGACTGTTCTAGGAAACTACACAGGTCACGGCTTGCCCCTTGATTTCCTTGAGAGTAAAACGACTGGTGAACCCATTAAGGGCTACCCTGTTGATGTGGATGTTTTAGAGGATTGTTCTTCAGCAAGTATTCATGATCACCTCCCAGTGATTAGGAGAATTGGGAAGAAGAGGCTGAGACGCGGACATGATGGAAGATGGATGAAGAGGACCCCACTACGTTTTCCGGCTGTGTCCACAGCTGTGCGTGCCGTGTCCACCGCTGCGCAGACAAAAAAGAACTCAAACGAGGACCCAGTATTTGAGGAATGCTCCCTTCTATTGACTCTAGCTGCGAAAGCCTCCCTGCTGCATACATGAAGACCCCTAGGAGCCGCAGTTGATTCCAGCAGCATGGGAGTATCATATGAGAATGACTGACCATTTTTTTTCTGGTTCATGTGGCTCACCTTTGCCCCTTACACCTGAGGCGAGGTCGACCAggagctgcacttctttgtacttatGTTCTGCCTCCCCTCTGTGCTCCTGTGCGTTCGGTTTAGTTCAGTTGTGAGGATAAGTTGGGCTATTTATGGTTGTAAGAACATGGAAGATCGAATTTTATTTTAATCTCAGCTGGGTTGCACGATACACAGCTGTTTCGATCTTTTCTGTTGGAAATTAGGGATGTACAGTGCTGTTGACTttgttgagctccacataaCTTGGAGCTGATTTAAGAGATCACTCATATAATGAGTTATTTAGTGTAGTTTTGTATGTCTCCCCTACAGTATTAGTTCCTCTGTGTTTTCGTTGCTTGGAACAAACATTGGTCAAACCTTAAAAATTACAACATAAATAACTACCATTACATTATTCAGTTTGAAAACATGATAGTTTAAAATATAACTGTAATTTTATATGCCTGGATTTGTATTCAAAATACTTGTAATATCTATTATGTTTGAAGgattttaaatatatatattctagAAAAAAATTAGTGGTTAGAGAATACAAGATTTCTTCATCTGTCCTGAAATATAAGGTATCTAAACATTCAAAATTTGTCCCAAATTATGAAGGATTCTATTTAACCCTCCAACTTAGTTTAAAACGGCAACATTCATATGCGTACTGATCATAAATTCTTGAGTAAAATACACTTGTGGCCCCTAAACTTTATAGAGGGTGTCATCTAGATCCCCAAACTTCTAAAATGCATATCTTGGTCCTTAAACTTGGCACATGGTATGTCATATGTCCAAATGGATCTAGGCTAGACTCGTTAGACCCTAAACTTGGCAGTATGTCATTTAGGTCTCTAAACGTTCACACATATGCATACATAGATTAAAATAtatcaaaaatatatataataaacatTTCAATAACTAAAATATAAAGAATTAATATGATTAGCCATATTAAAACTAACATTTATATcattaataataatataatcaTATAATGTTACTAGTCACAGTGATaagttttaaatagtttaaattATGCATAGTTTTGTTATACTAAAATTGATATTATTTACATTACTAATT from Sorghum bicolor cultivar BTx623 chromosome 3, Sorghum_bicolor_NCBIv3, whole genome shotgun sequence encodes the following:
- the LOC8078593 gene encoding NAD(P)-specific glutamate dehydrogenase isoform X3, with the translated sequence MNSMDEINLLRQAQRQHQHHLMVRGIGEEIDLEIGPGDDPSFSGASLVAVTSTHDAVVHADDHKSLLIPCSQTGAADGLAPQQQHLAQGEEEHDGMLRQPSGHTKKKKKVVKKWREEWADTYKWAYVAVHDNTTRIFCSVCKEYGRKHRRNPYGNEGSRNMQMSALEEHNNSLLHKEALRLQMASKEKLQPPEIERPVYVKALSKTAASILECVLRRDPHEAEYIQSIQEVVHSLEPVLVKNTQVPWIDDRGEAHVNRGFRVQFSQALGPCRGGLRFHPSMSLSVAKFLAFEHTLKNALSLYKLGGAAGGSDFDPKGKSDNEIMRFCQSFMDELYRYLGPDQDFPAEDIGVGPREMGYLFGQYRRLSGHFQGNFTGPKIFWSGSSFRTEATGYGLVFFARILLAEMNKELKGLRCVISGSGKIAMHVLEKLLPCGAIPVTVSDSKGYLLDEDGFDYMKYSLLRDIKAQQKSLKEYLKSYPHAKYIDDAKPWSEQCDVAFPCASHNEIDQGEAVAIINSGCRVLVECSNMPCTVQAVDILRKAKVIVAPAKATAAGGVMHGLTALTNPFTCPGVALGELELNPEFNLMQLSVEDFENKIQDAIKQTYERSIKAAQDYGIMKESPESLVHGANICAFLNIAQAMADQGCV
- the LOC8078593 gene encoding NAD(P)-specific glutamate dehydrogenase isoform X4, producing MNSMDEINLLRQAQRQHQHHLMVRGIGEEIDLEIGPGDDPSFSGASLVAVTSTHDAVVHADDHKSLLIPCSQTGAADGLAPQQQHLAQGEEEHDGMLRQPSGHTKKKKKVVKKWREEWADTYKWAYVAVHDNTTRIFCSVCKEYGRKHRRNPYGNEGSRNMQMSALEEHNNSLLHKEALRLQMASKEKLQPPEIERPVYVKALSKTAASILECVLRRDPHEAEYIQSIQEVVHSLEPVLVKNTQVPWIDDRGEAHVNRGFRVQFSQALGPCRGGLRFHPSMSLSVAKFLAFEHTLKNALSLYKLGGAAGGSDFDPKGKSDNEIMRFCQSFMDELYRYLGPDQDFPAEDIGVGPREMGYLFGQYRRLSGHFQGNFTGPKIFWSGSSFRTEATGYGLVFFARILLAEMNKELKGLRCVISGSGKIAMHVLEKLLPCGAIPVTVSDSKGYLLDEDGFDYMKYSLLRDIKAQQKSLKEYLKSYPHAKYIDDAKPWSEQCDVAFPCASHNEIDQGEAVAIINSGCRVLVECSNMPCTVQAVDILRKAKVIVAPAKATAAGGVALGELELNPEFNLMQLSVEDFENKIQDAIKQTYERSIKAAQDYGIMKESPESLVHGANICAFLNIAQAMADQGCV
- the LOC8078593 gene encoding NADP-specific glutamate dehydrogenase isoform X1, which produces MNSMDEINLLRQAQRQHQHHLMVRGIGEEIDLEIGPGDDPSFSGASLVAVTSTHDAVVHADDHKSLLIPCSQTGAADGLAPQQQHLAQGEEEHDGMLRQPSGHTKKKKKVVKKWREEWADTYKWAYVAVHDNTTRIFCSVCKEYGRKHRRNPYGNEGSRNMQMSALEEHNNSLLHKEALRLQMASKEKLQPPEIERPVYVKALSKTAASILECVLRRDPHEAEYIQSIQEVVHSLEPVLVKNTQYIQILERLLEPERCFIFRVPWIDDRGEAHVNRGFRVQFSQALGPCRGGLRFHPSMSLSVAKFLAFEHTLKNALSLYKLGGAAGGSDFDPKGKSDNEIMRFCQSFMDELYRYLGPDQDFPAEDIGVGPREMGYLFGQYRRLSGHFQGNFTGPKIFWSGSSFRTEATGYGLVFFARILLAEMNKELKGLRCVISGSGKIAMHVLEKLLPCGAIPVTVSDSKGYLLDEDGFDYMKYSLLRDIKAQQKSLKEYLKSYPHAKYIDDAKPWSEQCDVAFPCASHNEIDQGEAVAIINSGCRVLVECSNMPCTVQAVDILRKAKVIVAPAKATAAGGVMHGLTALTNPFTCPGVALGELELNPEFNLMQLSVEDFENKIQDAIKQTYERSIKAAQDYGIMKESPESLVHGANICAFLNIAQAMADQGCV
- the LOC8078593 gene encoding NADP-specific glutamate dehydrogenase isoform X2, which codes for MNSMDEINLLRQAQRQHQHHLMVRGIGEEIDLEIGPGDDPSFSGASLVAVTSTHDAVVHADDHKSLLIPCSQTGAADGLAPQQQHLAQGEEEHDGMLRQPSGHTKKKKKVVKKWREEWADTYKWAYVAVHDNTTRIFCSVCKEYGRKHRRNPYGNEGSRNMQMSALEEHNNSLLHKEALRLQMASKEKLQPPEIERPVYVKALSKTAASILECVLRRDPHEAEYIQSIQEVVHSLEPVLVKNTQYIQILERLLEPERCFIFRVPWIDDRGEAHVNRGFRVQFSQALGPCRGGLRFHPSMSLSVAKFLAFEHTLKNALSLYKLGGAAGGSDFDPKGKSDNEIMRFCQSFMDELYRYLGPDQDFPAEDIGVGPREMGYLFGQYRRLSGHFQGNFTGPKIFWSGSSFRTEATGYGLVFFARILLAEMNKELKGLRCVISGSGKIAMHVLEKLLPCGAIPVTVSDSKGYLLDEDGFDYMKYSLLRDIKAQQKSLKEYLKSYPHAKYIDDAKPWSEQCDVAFPCASHNEIDQGEAVAIINSGCRVLVECSNMPCTVQAVDILRKAKVIVAPAKATAAGGVALGELELNPEFNLMQLSVEDFENKIQDAIKQTYERSIKAAQDYGIMKESPESLVHGANICAFLNIAQAMADQGCV